The following proteins come from a genomic window of Musa acuminata AAA Group cultivar baxijiao chromosome BXJ1-7, Cavendish_Baxijiao_AAA, whole genome shotgun sequence:
- the LOC135680118 gene encoding receptor-like protein kinase 5, translated as MFLMLVVTGMLICRRRSDAADLPACKLTSFHQLDFTQRHIIRGLTEASLIGSGGSGQVYRVNLENRAGDAVVAVKKIRNSGQLDWKMEKAFEAEVKVLSSIRHCSIVKLLCCISSADSKLLVYEYMEKGSLDQWLYGRRRTRTGSGHFQPPLDWRKRLGIAIDAAKGLCYMHHHCTPPVIHRDVKSSNILLDSNFGAKIADFGLARMLMKASEPESASAIAGTFGYMAPGEVLIEHLLHHHSGSLTEAVIVVAECGHSKKINEKVDVYSFGVVLLELTTGRKAQDGGEHEGLAGWAARRLREKGGFMEMIDEELSDEVNYTDDIGTVVRLGIECTRRNAVVRPSMKEVLRKLTEIVGLGRY; from the coding sequence ATGTTCTTGATGCTAGTTGTGACCGGAATGTTGATTTGCCGGCGAAGATCCGACGCCGCTGACCTTCCAGCATGCAAGCTGACTTCGTTTCATCAGCTGGACTTCACACAACGTCATATAATACGTGGACTCACAGAGGCAAGCCTCATCGGCAGCGGAGGATCAGGTCAGGTGTACAGGGTCAACCTCGAGAACCGCGCCGGCGACGCTGTGGTGGCCGTGAAGAAGATTCGGAATAGTGGACAGCTGGATTGGAAGATGGAGAAGGCCTTCGAGGCGGAGGTCAAGGTACTGAGCTCGATACGGCATTGCAGCATCGTGAAGCTCCTGTGTTGCATCTCGAGCGCAGACTCTAAGCTCCTGGTCTACGAGTACATGGAGAAGGGGAGTCTGGACCAGTGGCTTTACGGGAGGCGAAGGACAAGGACGGGTTCAGGGCATTTCCAGCCACCGCTGGATTGGCGGAAGAGGCTCGGGATCGCGATCGACGCCGCCAAGGGATTGTGCTACATGCACCACCACTGCACTCCGCCGGTCATCCATCGCGACGTGAAGTCCAGCAACATACTCCTGGACTCGAACTTCGGAGCAAAGATCGCCGACTTCGGCTTGGCACGGATGCTGATGAAGGCCAGCGAGCCGGAGTCTGCGTCGGCCATAGCAGGAACCTTTGGCTACATGGCTCCAGGTGAGGTCCTAATTGAGCACCTACTCCATCACCACTCCGGTTCATTGACAGAGGCCGTAATCGTGGTTGCAGAGTGTGGACACTCGAAGAAGATCAACGAGAAGGTGGACGTGTATAGCTTCGGGGTAGTGCTTCTGGAGTTGACCACAGGAAGGAAAGCGCAAGATGGTGGTGAGCACGAAGGCTTAGCAGGGTGGGCTGCTCGCCGCCTGAGAGAGAAGGGTGGCTTCATGGAGATGATAGATGAGGAGTTAAGTGACGAGGTCAACTATACGGATGACATCGGGACGGTGGTAAGACTGGGAATAGAGTGCACGAGGAGGAATGCTGTGGTGAGGCCATCCATGAAGGAGGTGCTGCGAAAGCTGACGGAGATAGTTGGACTGGGCCGTTATTAA
- the LOC135680117 gene encoding receptor-like protein 52 yields the protein MRAPRGSHVARVNHPSTYAIMRSVSGTLSVTDLVGSVHVAIVPRNPSVLKKLQMGAEPYKAAFFFFSPSAHLLRSSILLWLPLLFISEAAVAHGDDQERLVLFDIRSHWSNAPALSSWDVSSPYCNWPGIRCSNGSVTSMSLPNINITEPIPPFFCNLTSLAHLDLSYNEIPGGFPTCLYSCSNLQYLDLSQNFLVGELPSDIHKLSSQLLHLDLSYNNFTGDIPPSIGRLLSLHTLNLHCNFFDGSQRIPVEFGNMTRLTYLWMTHANLVGEIPEDLGRLAELDHLDLARNGLSGSIPAAIWSLEKLTTLYLFDNKLTGEISGKIAALNLEEIDVSMNRLTGSIPEEFVNLRNLRILFMYNNSLSGEIPRGIGLLRDLRDIRLFDNHLVGVLPPELGQQSHLTNLEVSNNRISGSLPQGLCANRALKSVVVFNNNLTGELPASLADCYGLNDIQLYNNNFSGEFPRRIWSTSVNLTTVLIDRNHFTGVLPDKLQPNLTRLVMNDNRFSGRIPTRASRLLVFRGSNNMFSGEIPAELTGMSRLQVLLLQGNRISGSIPTSISNLKFLTQLDLSDNHLSGGIPAKLGLLEVLTELDLSNNRLSGSIPPEIGNLKLNLLNLTYNKLTGEVPLQLQNRAYERSFLSNPGLCSSKRIENLN from the exons ATGCGTGCGCCGCGTGGGAGTCATGTTGCTCGGGTCAACCACCCTTCCACCTATGCCATCATGAGATCCGTCTCAGGTACTTTATCCGTTACTGATTTAGTCGGATCAGTTCATGTCGCCATTGTCCCACGCAATCCATCGGTGCTCAAGAAGCTTCAGATGGGCGCAGAACCATACAAagctgccttcttcttcttctctccctcgGCGCATCTCCTGCGCAGCTCGATTCTTCTATGGCTTCCCCTCCTCTTCATCTCCGAAGCCGCCGTAGCCCACGGCGATGACCAGGAGAGGCTCGTCCTCTTCGACATAAGAAGTCATTGGAGCAACGCTCCTGCGCTGAGCTCGTGGGACGTCTCCTCCCCCTACTGCAACTGGCCAGGAATCCGCTGCAGCAATGGCTCGGTCACTTCCATGTCTCTCCCCAATATAAACATCACTGAACCCATCCCACCCTTCTTCTGCAACCTCACCAGCCTCGCTCACCTCGACCTCTCTTACAATGAAATCCCTGGCGGCTTCCCGACTTGTCTCTACAGCTGCTCCAACCTCCAGTACCTCGACCTCTCTCAGAACTTTCTCGTTGGGGAGCTGCCTTCTGATATCCATAAGCTGTCGTCGCAGCTCCTTCACCTTGATCTCTCTTATAACAACTTCACCGGCGACATCCCTCCTTCCATCGGCCGGCTCCTCTCACTCCACACCCTCAATCTTCACTGCAATTTCTTCGATGGCTC TCAGCGCATCCCGGTCGAGTTCGGGAACATGACGAGACTGACGTACCTGTGGATGACCCATGCCAACCTGGTCGGCGAGATCCCGGAGGATCTCGGGCGGCTGGCAGAGCTTGACCACCTCGACCTCGCGCGGAACGGTTTAAGTGGCTCGATTCCTGCAGCCATATGGTCGCTGGAGAAGCTGACGACGCTCTACTTGTTCGATAACAAGCTGACGGGAGAGATTTCCGGCAAGATCGCGGCTTTGAACTTGGAGGAGATCGATGTCTCGATGAACCGGCTGACGGGATCGATACCGGAGGAATTCGTAAATCTCCGCAATCTCCGCATTCTGTTCATGTATAACAATAGCCTGTCCGGTGAGATCCCCAGAGGCATCGGCCTCCTTCGCGATCTCCGGGACATCAGGCTCTTCGACAACCATCTAGTCGGTGTCTTGCCGCCGGAGCTCGGGCAGCAGTCCCATCTGACCAATCTTGAGGTGTCCAACAACAGAATCTCCGGCAGCTTGCCCCAAGGCCTCTGTGCAAACAGAGCACTTAAGTCGGTGGTGGTCTTCAACAACAACCTCACCGGGGAGCTGCCGGCTTCTCTCGCCGACTGCTACGGGTTGAATGACATTCAGCTCTACAACAACAACTTCTCCGGCGAGTTCCCCCGACGAATTTGGTCGACATCAGTGAACTTGACCACCGTGCTGATCGACCGCAACCACTTCACCGGCGTTCTGCCGGACAAGTTGCAGCCGAACCTGACTCGGCTGGTGATGAACGACAATAGGTTTTCGGGAAGGATCCCCACACGGGCGTCGAGACTATTGGTGTTTCGGGGAAGCAACAACATGTTCTCCGGCGAAATTCCGGCGGAACTCACAGGAATGTCGAGGCTCCAGGTTCTTTTGCTCCAGGGAAATCGGATCTCTGGTTCGATACCGACAAGCATTTCCAATTTGAAGTTCCTCACCCAGCTTGATCTCAGCGACAACCACCTCTCAGGAGGTATCCCGGCCAAGCTGGGGTTGCTCGAGGTGCTCACCGAGCTCGACCTCTCGAACAACCGGCTGTCGGGATCGATACCGCCTGAAATCGGCAACCTTAAGCTCAACCTCCTTAACCTGACCTACAACAAGCTCACCGGAGAGGTACCTCTGCAGTTGCAGAACCGAGCTTACGAGCGGAGCTTTCTATCCAATCCTGGCCTCTGCTCATCCAAGCGTATAGAAAATCTCAAT